The stretch of DNA CGCCTTCGCTGCGCACCATCGACGCCGACCGGCGCGCGTCGTTTCCTCTGGTGATCTCGACTTCCAGCGACAACGACGACGGCGTGCTGAGGCGCTTCACCGCGTCCGACGGTACCGAAGTGACGCTGCGTCGTGCCGGCGACGGCGGCGTGCTCATCGAGTATGGGCCGATGGTGCTCGACCTTGTCATGCGGGCCAGGGTGCATGTGCTGTACGAACACCTGCTCGCACAAGGCATTCCGGGCATCACAGAACTCACCCCCGGTGTGCGCTCGCTACAGGTGCAGTTCGATCCTGCGGTGCTGTCGATCGCTGAAGTGAGCGATCTGCTGGCGGGCCTTGACGGCGAGATGCCGGCGTCGGATCAGCTCGTCGTGCCGAGCCGCACCGTCCGGCTGCCGTTGTCGTGGGACGACCCGGCGACGCACGAAGCCATTCAGCGCTATATGCATGGCGTGCGAGCCGATGCGCCGTGGTGCCCAGACAACATCGAGTTCATCCGGCGGATAAACGGTCTGGATGATGCGGCGCAGGTGCACGACATCGTGTTCAACGCAGAGTATTTGGTGCTCGGCCTCGGTGACGTGTACCTGGGCGCGCCCGTCGCCACTCCCCTGGATCCACGCCACCGGCTGGTCACCACGAAGTACAACCCCGCGCGCACATGGACACCTGAGAATGCCGTCGGCATCGGCGGTGCGTACTTATGCATCTACGGCATGGAGGGCCCTGGCGGTTATCAGTTCGTCGGTCGCACCACCCAGGTCTGGAATCACTGTCATCCACGGAATGCCCAGTCGTTCGAGCCCGGAACACCGTGGCTGCTACGGTATTTCGACCGAATCAGCTTCTACCCCGTGAGTGCTGACGAGTTGCTGCATCTGAGGGCCGAGATGGCCGCGGGGCGTGGCGAGGTCGCGATCGACGACGGGAAGTTCTCCCTCGGCGACTACCAAGAATTCCTGATCGACAACGACGCCGGAATCACCGCGTTTCGCCAACAGCAGGCCGTGGCGTTTGCGGCCGAGCGCCGGGCCTGGGACGAGGCCGGGGAGTTCCGCCGAGCGTCCTAGGAGCGTGTTCACCTTCGTGTGGCAATCTGTGCACCGCCCATTAACCATCGCGGGCGGCACCGAAGGGACACTTCTTGCACTATGGCGAAATCCAGTGACCAGGCGAATTCCAGGTATCTGGAGGTCGAGCGCAAGTTCGAGGTTGTCGAGTCGACCGTGAGTCCGTCGTTCGAGGGACTGTCGTCCGTCGCGCGTGTGGAACGCAAGCCGGTGCAGCAGCTCGAGGCGGTCTACTTCGACACGCCGGCCCACGATCTGGCCGCGCGCCGTGTCACGTTGCGCCGCCGCACCGGGGGCACCGACGCGGGTTGGCATCTCAAGCTCCCTGCGGGACCGGATGCCAGAACCGAGGTGCGTCACCCGCTTGGCGACGACATTAGTGACACGGTGCCGGAGGAACTGCTCGACGTCGTGGCGGCCATCGTGCGGGACCGGCCTGTCGCTCCCGTCGCACGCATCTCGACCAGCCGCACTGTCGATATGCTCTACGGACCAGAGGGCGCCGCGGTGGCGGAATTCTGTGACGACAACGTCGTGGCGCGCGCCGAAGACGACGAAGATTCCGAGCAGCGCTGGCGCGAGTGGGAGTTGGAGCTGGCCGAAGATGGCAACCGCGACCTGCTGGATCGGCTGACACACCGGTTGCTCGACGCAGGGGCGGCGCCTGCAGCCCACGGTTCGAAGCTGGCCCGGGTTCTCAATCGTGAGGATGCCGAAGCAACGGATGCGGTTGCGCCACCTTCCGACCCGGTGCACCGCGCGGTGGCCGAAGAAGTCGAGCAGCTCGTGGAATGGGATCGGGCGGTTCGGGCCGACGTCTACGACTCGGTGCACCAGATGCGTGTGACCACACGCAAAATCCGCAGCCTCTTGCAGGCATCTGAGGGGGCATTCGGCATCACGGACGATGCGTGGATCCTCGACGAGTTGCGGCAATTGGCCGCAGTTTTGGGCGTAGCCCGCGATGCCGAAGTGCTTGCCGAGCGTTACGAAAAGACGCTCGACGAACTACCCGAGGAGCTGGTGCGCGGGCCAGTGCGCGAGCGCCTGGTGGACGGTGCGAAGAAGCACTATAAGTCCGGATGGCGACGATCGCTGATCGCGATGCGTTCGCAGCGCTATTTCCGGCTGCTCGACGCGCTGGAGGCCCTGGTGGCCGCAGAACCGCCGCCGGCGCCACCGGGTGCAGAGCCCGTTGAGTTGACGATCGACTCGGCTTACCGGCGGGTGCGCAAGGCGGCCAAGCGTGCCGCGCATGCGGCGGAGGAGGACCGCGACGAGGCACTGCATCGAATCCGAAAGGGCGCCAAGCGACTTCGGTACACCGCGGCCGCGACCGGCGCCGGCAAGGTGTCCGGGCGCGCGAAGACGATTCAGACGCTGCTCGGTGACCACCAGGACAGCGTCGTCAGTCGCACCCACCTGAGTCACCAGGCTGAGGCCGCGCATGCCGCGGGCGAGGACACCTTCACCTATGGGCTGCTCTATCAACTCGAAGACGATCTGGCGCGCCGGTCTCGGGCACAACTCGACAAGGCGTTGAAGAAGCTGGACCGCTCGGTGCGCAAAAAGCGCTAGGCCGAGCGGGCGGATGAGTTGGCCTGTAAGCCGGATTCTGTCCCTCGCCGTCGCGTTCAACCACGGCGGCAAGGCGGCGACCATCCATCTGGACACACCGTTGCCGGGTGCCTCAAGCGGCCTACCCGCAGACTCGGGCGAGCAGCCCTCGGGCGTCTGCGCTGCCGCACCCCTCCTGCGACATTCTTGGCCTTGCTTCGGGTGGGGTTTGCCTAGCCACTCCGGTCACCCGGAATGCTGGTGCGCTCTTACCGCGCCGTTTCACCCTTACCACCGCGAAGGTGGCGGTCTATTTTCTGTGGCACTTTCCCGCGAGTCACCTCGGATTGCCGTTAGCAATCACCCTGCTCTGTGAAGTCCGGACTTTCCTCGAACCATCCGCCGCACCTGTCCCCCGTGGATTGGCGCATAGTCCGCGGCCGCCCAGCCAACTCATCCGCACCATAATGATCGCATGACGCAGGTTCCGCCTGCCCGGTATCTGCAGCGGGCCAAGGATCTGGTCGACGCGCGCTACGCCGAGCCCATCACCGTGGACGATCTGGCCGCTGCTGCCGGGCTGTCGCGGGCCCACTTCAGCAGGATGTTCACCAGGACCTTCGGCGAGTCGCCGCGCTCGTATTTGCAGTCGCGACGCCTCGAGCGGGCCGCAGCGCTGCTGCGGTACACCGACCGTTCGGTGGCCGACATCTGCGTGATGGTCGGCCTGCAGAGCGTTGGGTCATTCACCACCAGCTTCGCCAGGGTCTACGGCAAGCCGCCCGCCGCGTATCGGGCCAGCATGCCGCCCGCCGCGATCTACGCGCGGGTGCCCAGCTGCATCCTGCGTCGTGACACGCGCCGGCCCGCCGACAGCCGCGTCAAGACAGCACACGGGGAGAAGACGCGCGGCGCCGGCCGACCGTAGCGTCGTGCGCATGATCAAAATCGCGAGCGCCCACTTGTGGGTACACGACCAAGAAGTGGCACTGAAGTACTGGACCGAAAAGGTGGGTATGGAAGTGCGCCAAGACGTTTCATTTCCAGAGGAGATGGGCGAGTTCCGGTGGCTGACCGTCGGTCCCCGCGGACAGGACGATGTGTCGATCGTGCTGATGGCCGTCCCCGGCGAGCCGGTGATGGATGAAGCCACTCGCAAGGAGGTGCTCAACCTCACCGCGAAGGGCTTCGCCGGAACCGTCTTCCTCACCACGGAGGACTGCCAGGCCAGCTATGAGGAAATGAAGGCCCGCGGCGTCGAATTCACCGAAGAGCCACACCAGATGCCGTACGGCGTCGACTGCGGATTCCGTGATCCGTCCGGCAACAGCGTCCGACTGACCCAATTGGCGGAGATCGCGGCCAATACTGGCTAGGTGCGAACCTCGACCGCAGCGGTTGGGTCGGCGGCCTTCTTTGTGGCGGCCCCCGGCACTTTCGCTGGGCTGGGCCCGTGGTTGATCACCCACTGGCAGATCCCGGGGTCCAGCCCACCGTTGCGCGTGGTGCTCGGTGTCATGCTGATCGTGGTCGGCCTCATCCCGCCGATCCACGCGTTCATCCAATTCGCCAAGGCCGGTGGCACACCGATGCCCGTCGCGCCGACCGAGCGACTTGTCGTGACGGGCTTCAACCGATTCGTGCGCAACCCGATGTACGTCGGCCTGCTCACCGCGGTCCTCGGGCAGGCATTATTGTTCGACAGTCTCTGGCTCGTGCTCTACGCCGCGCTCTTTTGGATCGCGACAGCGTCCTTCGTCCACTGGTACGAGGAGCCGACCTTGGTCCGTACCTACGGCGAGCAGTACGAGGAATATCGCCGCAATGTGCCTGCCTGGACGCCACGCCTAACGCCGTGGAATCCGCGTCAGAACGGTGGTGGTTCGTAGTTGGCGGCGAGCCAGGCTTGCCGTTGTCGTTCTTCTTCGGCGATGAGTTCTGTTCTTTCGCGACGTTCGGCGTTGATGCGGTCGCGGCGGTTTTGTTCGCGGGTTTGTTTGCGCCGCGGCATCATCAGCTCGCGATACGGACTGGGTTCCTCGACGGTCGGCAACCCGGGCGCGTCGATGGGTTGGCCCAAGCTCGGGAACAGGGCGGCGCCGTGGGCTTCGGAGACGTAGCTGTGTCCGGTCGGGGCGCTGAGAATGATTGTGCCGTCGGGCAATTGCTGCTCGGTCCAGCCATCGTGAAACGTCTTGATCAAATGATGGATACGGCAATAGTGCTTGAGATCCGACGCGTGGGTGAGCCCTGCGGGATAGGGCACGGTGTGGTCAAGGTCGCACTTATCGACTGGCCGGTCACAGCCGGGCCAGCGACACGTCAGGTCCCGCCATTTCACGAACTCTCGCGTCACCGCGGAGGGTCGATACCCCGGATCCGGGGTCGCCGACGGCACGACAATGGGCTTGAGGTTGGCGCTCGAGGCCAGCTCGCGCACCGACTCGGCGGGCAGGATCCCGAACCCGGGCAGATACCCAGGCGCGTTACTGGCACCCTCGACGGTCCCCTGTTCGGCCAGCACATGAATCACCGCTGCATCGAGTGCGGCGCGTTCGGCGGCGGCGGGGCAATCGTCTAATCCGCATCGGCAGGCCAGGCTGGCTTCCAGGCGTGCTAGCGGACCGGCCGCAGCGGCGCGGCGCTGCTCTTTGGTGCGCGGATCGTTCTCACACACAGTGGCCGCCAACGCATCCAACCGGGCATCCAGCGCTGCCCCATCGGCGGCATCCAGATAGCCCGAGACGCCGGCCGTGCCCGGGCCGGCTGGGTCGATGTGGATGTAGCGGTTGTCTTTTGTCTTGGGAGGCATCCGCACCCCGGCGGGATCGAATTTGGCAACCCACTGATCGACCCGATCCCGCAGTTTTGGCCCGGACAGCTTCATCCACTTTTGGCAGTGGCGCGCGATCGCCTCATCCAACTCAGGCATCACCGCCGCATCGACGTTCTCGGTGCGGTTGATGATCGTTGCGACCAACCGGAAATCGATCACCCCGGAGACGAACACCCGCGCCAGCCGGGGCAGCCGATGCCACAGGTCGCAGGCGAACTGCACCTGACTCACCGCGCGGTCATGGCTGATGTTCTGCACCGCCGAAACCTCGGCGGCCACCGCGTCACAGTCATCAGCACACCACCACTGACACTCGGCCAACGCACCACGACGCCGGACATATAACTCGGCCACGGCGGCCAGGCGTTGTGCGATCGAGGTCGACTCCTCACGAGTCGCCTCACCCATCACCTCGATGAGCTCGCCATCCTCAACGCCTTCGAACATATGTTCGACTATGCCACAAACCTACGACGGGTGCATGCGGCTATCCACACGGGCTATTGACCAGGCCGGACAACGCCCGCGGCAGTGGAGCGCGATGCAGCACACCGAGGCGTAGGGTGGCACGGGTGAGCGCGACGTAGAGCTCCGCCGCGCCGCGCGGGCCGTCCGCCAGGATCCGTTCCGGCTCCACCACCAGGACGGCGTCGAACTCCAATCCCTTGGTCTCCGAGGGCGCCACTGCGCCCGGCACGTCGGGCGGACCGATCACGACGCAGGTGCCTTCGCGGCCGGCTTCGTCGTCGACGAATTCGGCTACGGCAGCGGGTAATTCGGCCTCGGCGACTCGCTTGGCCCATGGCCGCACGCCGGATGCGCGAACTGACTCCGGTGGTTGCACTCCCGGCGCGAACTCGGCGAGCAGCGCTGCGGCCACGGTCATGATCTCCGCGGGGGTGCGGTAGTTCACCGACAACGATCGGTAGACCCAGCGACCCGGCACGTAGGGCTCCAGCACCGCGTCCCACGACCGCGCTCCTGCTTCCGAGCGACGCTGGGCGAGATCGCCGACGATCGTGAACGACCGACTTGGGCATCGTCGCATCAGCACACGCCAGTCCATCTCGGACAGCTCCTGCGCCTCATCGACGACGACATGCCGGTAGGTCCAGTCGCGATCGGACGTGGCGCGCTCGACGAGGTCCCTGTTGTCGCGCTCGACAAACCGCTCGGCGAGGTCTTCGCCGTAGAGCATGTCCGTTGCCAGCAGGTGATCCTCGTCGTCCATCAGGTCCTCGCGACTGACCAGGAGGTCCAGCACACCTGCTGCGTACTCCGCTTCGGCCCTGCGTTCGCGCTCGGCGGCATCGTCGGCGGGCTTATCGCGGCCCAGCAGCTCAACGAGCTCGTCGAGCAGCGGCACATCCGACACCGTCCAGCCCTCGCCGTCGGCGCGCCATAGCGCCTGGTCGGCGCCGGCGGCCTGCAATCGGTCCCTAGACATGTACAGCTCTGCAAGCACTGATTCCGGCGACAGGATCGGCCACAGTTCGTCGAGGGCGGCGGTGAACTCGTCGTTGTTCGCGAGCTCGGCGATCATGTCCGCGCGCATGTTCTCCCAGGCTTCACCGTCCTTTCGGGTCAGCCAGCCGCGACCCACCAGAGCGATCGCCCGCTCGGTGAGCACGTACGTGACGATCTCACTGAACACCGCGCGGGCCTCGTTGTGGGGCAGCCCACTGGCGCGCGCCTCCTCGATGGCCCACTCGGCGATCTCGGCGTTGATCCGCACCGTGACGTCTTTCAGGCCGATCTCGATCGGCTCCTGC from Mycobacterium sp. JS623 encodes:
- a CDS encoding 5-oxoprolinase/urea amidolyase family protein, translated to MSAIEVVRPGMLTTVQAWPGRIGYWHVGVPPSGPMDDLSFRIGNRVLGNPEGAAGLECTRGGPALRFPDGGRVCITGAPLAVVLDGTPVPQWQSIAVPAGSVLDVATMTGPGMRCYVLVAGGLQEPEYLGSTATFTLGTFGGHDGRPLREGDVLTAVPDPAPLNSRPTRAAIDEQPSIGHRWEIAVTEGPHGAPEFFTRADIDTIVGTDYTVHFNSDRTGVRLVGPKPQWARNDGGEAGLHPSNIHDNAYCVGSLDFTGDTPILLGPDGPSLGGFVCPVTVVGGERWKLGQMAPGDAVRFVPVRAERAPSLRTIDADRRASFPLVISTSSDNDDGVLRRFTASDGTEVTLRRAGDGGVLIEYGPMVLDLVMRARVHVLYEHLLAQGIPGITELTPGVRSLQVQFDPAVLSIAEVSDLLAGLDGEMPASDQLVVPSRTVRLPLSWDDPATHEAIQRYMHGVRADAPWCPDNIEFIRRINGLDDAAQVHDIVFNAEYLVLGLGDVYLGAPVATPLDPRHRLVTTKYNPARTWTPENAVGIGGAYLCIYGMEGPGGYQFVGRTTQVWNHCHPRNAQSFEPGTPWLLRYFDRISFYPVSADELLHLRAEMAAGRGEVAIDDGKFSLGDYQEFLIDNDAGITAFRQQQAVAFAAERRAWDEAGEFRRAS
- a CDS encoding CYTH and CHAD domain-containing protein; the encoded protein is MAKSSDQANSRYLEVERKFEVVESTVSPSFEGLSSVARVERKPVQQLEAVYFDTPAHDLAARRVTLRRRTGGTDAGWHLKLPAGPDARTEVRHPLGDDISDTVPEELLDVVAAIVRDRPVAPVARISTSRTVDMLYGPEGAAVAEFCDDNVVARAEDDEDSEQRWREWELELAEDGNRDLLDRLTHRLLDAGAAPAAHGSKLARVLNREDAEATDAVAPPSDPVHRAVAEEVEQLVEWDRAVRADVYDSVHQMRVTTRKIRSLLQASEGAFGITDDAWILDELRQLAAVLGVARDAEVLAERYEKTLDELPEELVRGPVRERLVDGAKKHYKSGWRRSLIAMRSQRYFRLLDALEALVAAEPPPAPPGAEPVELTIDSAYRRVRKAAKRAAHAAEEDRDEALHRIRKGAKRLRYTAAATGAGKVSGRAKTIQTLLGDHQDSVVSRTHLSHQAEAAHAAGEDTFTYGLLYQLEDDLARRSRAQLDKALKKLDRSVRKKR
- a CDS encoding helix-turn-helix domain-containing protein, with amino-acid sequence MTQVPPARYLQRAKDLVDARYAEPITVDDLAAAAGLSRAHFSRMFTRTFGESPRSYLQSRRLERAAALLRYTDRSVADICVMVGLQSVGSFTTSFARVYGKPPAAYRASMPPAAIYARVPSCILRRDTRRPADSRVKTAHGEKTRGAGRP
- a CDS encoding VOC family protein, yielding MIKIASAHLWVHDQEVALKYWTEKVGMEVRQDVSFPEEMGEFRWLTVGPRGQDDVSIVLMAVPGEPVMDEATRKEVLNLTAKGFAGTVFLTTEDCQASYEEMKARGVEFTEEPHQMPYGVDCGFRDPSGNSVRLTQLAEIAANTG
- a CDS encoding methyltransferase family protein → MRTSTAAVGSAAFFVAAPGTFAGLGPWLITHWQIPGSSPPLRVVLGVMLIVVGLIPPIHAFIQFAKAGGTPMPVAPTERLVVTGFNRFVRNPMYVGLLTAVLGQALLFDSLWLVLYAALFWIATASFVHWYEEPTLVRTYGEQYEEYRRNVPAWTPRLTPWNPRQNGGGS
- a CDS encoding HNH endonuclease signature motif containing protein, with product MFEGVEDGELIEVMGEATREESTSIAQRLAAVAELYVRRRGALAECQWWCADDCDAVAAEVSAVQNISHDRAVSQVQFACDLWHRLPRLARVFVSGVIDFRLVATIINRTENVDAAVMPELDEAIARHCQKWMKLSGPKLRDRVDQWVAKFDPAGVRMPPKTKDNRYIHIDPAGPGTAGVSGYLDAADGAALDARLDALAATVCENDPRTKEQRRAAAAGPLARLEASLACRCGLDDCPAAAERAALDAAVIHVLAEQGTVEGASNAPGYLPGFGILPAESVRELASSANLKPIVVPSATPDPGYRPSAVTREFVKWRDLTCRWPGCDRPVDKCDLDHTVPYPAGLTHASDLKHYCRIHHLIKTFHDGWTEQQLPDGTIILSAPTGHSYVSEAHGAALFPSLGQPIDAPGLPTVEEPSPYRELMMPRRKQTREQNRRDRINAERRERTELIAEEERQRQAWLAANYEPPPF
- the helR gene encoding RNA polymerase recycling motor ATPase HelR, whose protein sequence is MSTRDYEDELEAERRYVAALYERLDAERARVKDRYRAALRAPVDAQNGGTLVDRDVQVRAHAREMARLNVADPGLCFGRLDSVSGERSYIGRIGLFDEENAYDPLLLDWRAPAARPFYVATAANPENMRRRRQFHTRGRQVVEFTDEVLGRPGGNERGGRGDSALLAAVSAPRGDGMRDIVATIQAEQDEIIRLDHNGVLVIEGGPGTGKTVVALHRVAYLLYTQRERIERHGVLVVGPNPAFLNYIGRVLPSLGETNVVFMTTGNLMPELNATAEDSPDIVRLKGSREMVAVLAAAVAEHQRLPQEPIEIGLKDVTVRINAEIAEWAIEEARASGLPHNEARAVFSEIVTYVLTERAIALVGRGWLTRKDGEAWENMRADMIAELANNDEFTAALDELWPILSPESVLAELYMSRDRLQAAGADQALWRADGEGWTVSDVPLLDELVELLGRDKPADDAAERERRAEAEYAAGVLDLLVSREDLMDDEDHLLATDMLYGEDLAERFVERDNRDLVERATSDRDWTYRHVVVDEAQELSEMDWRVLMRRCPSRSFTIVGDLAQRRSEAGARSWDAVLEPYVPGRWVYRSLSVNYRTPAEIMTVAAALLAEFAPGVQPPESVRASGVRPWAKRVAEAELPAAVAEFVDDEAGREGTCVVIGPPDVPGAVAPSETKGLEFDAVLVVEPERILADGPRGAAELYVALTRATLRLGVLHRAPLPRALSGLVNSPCG